Genomic segment of Panicum virgatum strain AP13 chromosome 9N, P.virgatum_v5, whole genome shotgun sequence:
CTTTTTGCCTTGGATCTGATGCATTGAAGTGTTGCTTTATGCCTAAATTACTTGATTCCAATTAGTTGAATAGATGGTGTTGATGTGTTAATTGTAGAAGCATTTGTGTGTTTTGGTAGAAATGGACATGCTGGAAATGCTTACAGTTAGATTCCATTTCAACGGGGAGTTTGTGAATGATGGCAAGATTTTACAATATGTTGGAGGAAGTGAGCAAATGTCATATATCGACCGAGACAAAGTGTCCCTGCCAGAAGTCATTGGTCACCTAAAAGACCATTGTGCAGTTGAAGAAGGCACATTGCTTCATTGGTTATTCCCTGGCCGAGAATTGAAGAGTGGTCTTCGTGCTTTGGTTGATGATAAGGTGTGCATTGAAATGGCAGGTGTCACATCTGAAGGAGAGGTTGCAGAGATATATGTTGAAAGTCCAACGTTTTTACAGGAGTCAGATAATGGAAGTGGTAGAACAAGTAATTATGAGGATGAGCTTGGGGATATGGATGTGGCAGATGAAGAAGATACAGAGGCCGAAGAACCAAGAAGGCAAATAGTGGTAAGGAAGTCATGCAGTAGGGAGGAGATTCAGAAACAACTTTTGGCACTTGAGGTGTTTTACACCAGCCCAAgcaagaaaggaaaggaaaaaaaagaggatgTGAGAGGAAAGAAAAAGGCTGCATGTCCTGATTCTAGCACTGATAGTGATTACCTGCCTGGAGATACATGCTCATCAGAAGATGATGAAGAGGCTGCCGAGATATTGAAAATTTTTAAAGAATTcaagaagaaacaaaaatcTGGGCAGAGTGCTACATTGGATGATGTGGTACTGGAAGGGGCAGCACATGCTTTTCCAGTTGGCTTTGAAGGATATGATGAAGGAAATGAAACCCCATATGCAGGTAGCAGTGATAATGAAGACTCTTTAGAAGAGATTGGACCTAATGGAGAGCTATGTAGGAAGGAAGATGGCTGCATTAGATACAAGAAGAATGGGAAGCCACAGTTTCAGCTAGGTATGAAGTTTAGAAGTAAGAAACAGTTCAAAAAGGCAATTATTAGATATGGACTAGCTGAGAGAAAGGTAATAAATTTTATTAAGGATGACCCTAAGAGGGTTAGGGCAAAGTGTGACTGGAGGCATTGTCCATGGGTGTGTCTTTTGTCCAACAATTCTAGGAGTGAGAGCTGGCAGATTGTGACATTTGAAGACTATCACACTTGCCCCCTAGAAGAGATAATAGGCTTGTGACAGGGAGAATGATAGCAGAAAAATATGAGAAGTTCATTATTATTAATCCAAGTTGGAACTTTGTAAGTATGAAGGAGACTGTACAAGAAGAAATGTTTGCTGATGTTAGCATCTCAAAACTTAagagagctaaggctttggtcatgAAGAAGGCACTGGACTCTATGAAAGGTCAGTACAACAGGTTGTATGACTACCAAGCCGAGCTCCTTAGGAGTAACCCAGGTAGTACAATAATAGTGGTTAAGGATCCAGAGTTTGAAGAGCCCATCTTTCAAAGGATGTACATATGCCTAGATGCATTGAAGAAAGGCTTCATTGCTGGATGCAGAAAGGTTGTAGGCTTAGATGGTTGTTTTTTCAAAGGAGCAATAACAGGAGAGCTGCTATGTGCTATAGGGAGAGATGCAAACAACCAAATGTACCCTATTGCATGGGCTGTGGTTGAAAGGGAGAACAATGATTCATGGGATTGGTTTTGTGACCTATTATTTAAAGACATACAAGTTGGTGATGGTTCTGGATGGGTGTTTATATCAGATCAACAAAAGGTATTTCATTGGCTTCTTCTATTTACTGTTCTCATGAGTTAATTTATGAGCTTGTTGTGACACTATCTGTCTGATGGTGTAGGGCGTACTCAATGCTGTGCGGAGATGGGCTCCTATTGCTGAGCATAGAAACTGTGCTAGACACATCTATGCCAATTGGAAAAAGCACTTCAGTGTCAAGGAGTGGCAGAAATTGTTCTGGAGGTGTGCCAAGGCTCCATGTCTGCTGCTGTTTAACAAAGCTCGAGCAAGGTTGGCCAGAGATACAATAGATGGTGCTCAAGCTATAATGAATACACATCCAGAGCATTGGAGCAGGGCTTGGTTCAGGTTAGGATCAATGTGTGACTCTGTTGATAATAATTTATGTGAGGCATTCAACAAGTGGATAGTTGAAGCCAGACTGTTTCCTATCATTacaatgttagaaattataaGAAGAAAGGTGATGGTTAGGATTCatgaacaaaagaaaaaggcagAGAGGTGGATGACAAAGATATGTCCTGCGATACTGAAGAAATGTAATACATATATCACATTGTCAGGAAGGTGTCATGCAATTTGCAATGGTGAATCCAAGTTTGAAGTGATCTATTATGACAATAGGTTCACAGTTGATCTGGATAGGAAGCAATGCTCATGTAGGTATTGGCAGTTATCTGGCCTACCCTGTCACCATGCTATTTCCTGCATTTTTTTCAAGACCAGCAGTTTAGAAGATTATATTGCAAGTTGTTACTCTACTGAGGCTTTCAACAGGACATATGACTATTGTCTCAATCCATTAGAAGGAATGAATGGATGGCCAGCATCTGATAGGCTCCCCCTTAAGGCTCCTGGTTATGTTAGGATGCCAGGAAGGCCAAAGAAGGAGAGGAGAAGGGATTCCACAGAAGGTCCAAAGGGCACAAAGATGTCTAAGATGGGCACGGTCATTAGGTGTTCAAAATGCAAGCAGACTGGTCACAACCGATCAACATGTAAGAAGAGATCTGCTGCACCCTCTCAAAGTCGTACTGATCAAGTTCTTGCCCAAGGCAGTGCATCTCACTCAGAAGCTGGTGCTGAAGCAGCTGCCTCTCACTCAGTTGGTGCTGCTCAAGCACCTGCAACTCAGTTAGGGATCCCAGGTGGTGTTAGTCCACAAGCCATTGTACCTATGCCAAGCACACAGGGAAGCTACACATCTACAAGTACAACAAGAATCCCACCAAAAACAGGAACTAAGAAAAGAAAGGCTCCATCAGATCCATCTACAAGTGCTAAGGTGAATCCATCTCTATTCAACTAATTAGTATATTCATCTGCTTTTCATAACTAACAAACTGTAACTATGTTCATAGGCCATCAAAACAAGAGCTAGTGCTACAGTGGCTACTGGACCTGGTGGCTCAGCTACAATTAATCTGGTGGCCAATGTTCCAAGACCTCAAGCAAGTTCAAGTGCCACCATAAATATCTCCACAGGGACAGCTTCTGCCAGGGTCTCTGCAAGTGCACCAACAAGCCAAGCCAAGCCtaggaagcctaaggcaccacCAGTTCTTTTCCTCCCTCCATGGGATTCTGCCAAGCTTTGAATGTGTGTTCATGTAATATTGTTGTGGAACCTTTATATCAGTGTCAGATGTAGTATGGAACACTTTCTATCAGCAACTATCAACCTTAGATGTAATATTGAACATGTTGTCTTCCAATGTTGGCTTCGAATTGATCCTGTGATGATCATAATCTCTGAAATGTGTCTATGATTACTGATAGCATATTGTCAAGATCCATATTGGTTCCTGAATATGACTTGATTACTTCATTCCAACTAACAGATTATGAAAAACAACTTAGAAAACTAACAGATTCCATTACAACGATACAGTAGACCAGATAGCAACTAATAGATTCCATTACAACCATTAAAACTAACAGATTCCATTAGAATCCTACACTGCTAATTACATTCATCATCCTACTTCATGAAAAAAACAATGCAATTAGAAGCCCCACACACACAACTGAAAGAAAAAATCTCTCCCTCTCAAACCTCTTCATCCTAATCACCGCGGCTTCTGCGTTTGCTTGCATCTTTGCCACCCTAATCTTTAGTGCTTcacctttcttcttctcttgcTCCAGCTTCATACCACCATCGCCAAGAGCGTCCTTCAAATTCTTGTTCTCACGCTTCAAATTCCACACAGCATCACGCAAATCCACTAGAAGCCCGCGCACAAAGACATCGCATGGGGCTTCATACCACCCAAAGAACTGACAACCCCCTTCCTGTGATTCGGCCACGAATCGATTCAATCCAAGAACAAAGAATAAGGAACAAGGTAGTGGGGAATTCTAGGTATTGGAGATGCTCAACTTTACTTACCCCTCGGCGAGAACAACTCATGTACCGACGCCCGGGGTTATCATCTGACCACAAGATCCATAGCCCCGCCTTCCTTCCACATTGGCACATCACATCTGGCCAGTACTCAAATGGCCCATTCCTGTAAGGTATCGGCGACTTCCGCTGCCCCGGCTCACCCCACCATGCGGAACGTGTCATGCTAGAGCTTGAGGACGACATCAATAGCGGCAGCgagaggctagggtttgagatcggggggggggggggaagaagaaggaggagggagggccgacagagagcgggcggcggcggcggcgtgttctGTCGGGGAGGGGGGCGGCTAGGGTATTGCTTCAATCGATTATTTAACGCGCGCCTCTCTTGTCCACGTAGGATCCCATGCGGACAAGTTCCACGTCGGATGGTCCACGTCAGCTAAAACCGCTGCCAAAACCACGAAAGGATGTAAAGTAAACGGTTTGCATAGTTTCGGGAGTCAAAAAAACTGGTTTTCTGGTTTAGGGAGGAAATTCGGACTACCATGAGAGTTGGAGGAGGTCGGATAGACTTTAGCCGACAGAAAATATTTGGTTTGCCGCCGACCGCCGACGGATAGATTTCTGAATCGAGCcctcggcggccggcgcgcacgGCACGGCGCAAGGCGGCTTCAGCCTGTTCGGATGGACTGAAAATTAGGCGGCTGGGTTGTTgtgcccggcgggcggcggtccAAGTCCAGCCGTTTGATGGATAAGCCGTGCCTCGGACTGCTACCACACTCCCAAATCCTCTGCCGTTCGGTTGCGAGGCACGGCTCCGACTAGGCAGTAGGGTAAGTGGCACAGCGAAGCCGTACGTCCTGGTTGCAAGCGCTGCAGAGCACTTGTGACACGTCGCACCTCGCAGGCTAGCCAAAGCATGAAGGTGGGAGTGAGTTTTATGAACCACAAGCACCTCCAATTTACGAATTTGTTTTGAGTTGGCGCTTTTCAAGGGCTGTTTTCATCGCGAAATTACAATTTTTACAAATGGCATTCCACGTCGATGGAAAATGACCGGTCCGACCCCACCTGTAAGCGACCCGTAACAATGTCTTCGTCACATGGTAGCATGCATGGTTCCGGACAGACTAAAAGAAGGCATCGTTGTTAAACTAGCAGATCCTGCGATGTTTTCCGTGGAGGTGAGGTAGGCACAATGATTGGACCCTGTTGCAGTCCGGCTTAATTTAACTCCATTTCGAGGAGGAGATTAGCTTGACAGGATTTGCTTTCGTGGCTTCTCTCTAAATAATAATTTAAAAACCTTTCATAAAAGAGGAAGACTTCATATACGACAGAGAGTACTAAATTAAGGtagtgtttggatccaagtgctTATGGATGAACATGCTAAATTTTGGCACTAGAGTACCCAAACAGGTATGCTAATAAGGAGGACTAAAATTTAGCtaagattaaaaaaaaattagccCATGTATGAGTACTAACAGGTGTAAAAGTTTAACTTTCAACTTAAACGCTCCAAACATACCCTAAAGTTGCACCCTCACTGCTCACCCCTTCAAATTTGAAGTTGTGATCATGTACTCTAGGCCCTAATAGTAAATTTATAATTCTAAATTTATAAGAGTCACCGACCGATACAAAAAAGCGGCGCACCCTCGGCCTACCCACCATGTAGAAAATACTAATAAAGTTCACTAGATCGCCCATTTGCACACCATCGTACAGGGCGCAAAAATCGATTGCCGTGGCAAATCTTTCCGATGGGTCGCATGATCACACAAGGGCGTGCAGGCCAAACTGCCCTAGCAGAACTttcaaacccccccccccccccccccccccatctcGTCCCTGCAGTTTGTTTTCCAAGTTTCCAATTCTGAGCCACGGACACGGAACGAAAGCGAGTGGGGTGGACTTCCCTGGCGTGCCGGAAAGTGCAAGCACAGCCAATCCAATCCAGCCACAGAGCCGGCAGCCCGACGTCAATGGCCCGGCGACCCGCCGGCGTCACGCTGTCCGGAGCGGCGCGAGAACCCACTCCCTCCTGGAGTCCTGGGTCCTGGCATGGAACACGCATCCTTGGCGGCGCATCGCTGGCCAGGCGCTGTCGCCCCGCAGCGGGCCGAGTCAACCCACCATCACTCCACCCGCGCGGTACCGCCCAAAGTTGCCCCCGTCGTCGGCGCGAGAAAAAATGGCACGGGGTACGGTGCCGGGCCACGGGGGTAGGCGCCAGCCGCCGTCGGTGCGCGGTCGAAGAGGGAGAAAATTGTCTATTCGAcactagaaaaaaaataagattTGCTCATTTGACATCAAAAATTCAGAACTTCTTTATATGTCCCCAATTGAAAATATTATTGCCTATTTGACATTCCGCTGGCTTCTGTTATATTCCACCGTTAGACTCGTGGACCCTGCATCGTGAAATGACCAATATGCCCTTCTACCCACACGTGAAGACACAGAGGAGGCCGCGGCCAAGCCCCCGGCTGCcttgttccaaaaaaaaagttccCTTGCTGCCTCTCTACCAGGCGACCGGTCGGCACTGGCCCTGCCCGCCTGACCCTGCCCCGCACATCCTCACCGTGGCCGGCAATGAGGCCCGCATGGCCAGTAGCCGACGGCACCGCTGCTCCCGTCGCGGCTGCCCATGAGACTCGCGCGGCAGGGCACgctccccctccccgccgcggcTGGCCAGGTGGGCAAGGTGGGGACGCGCTTGCCATGGACTGCGGCCGCGCGTTTGCCACGCCCGCGTCAGGCTCTCCTGCGTGCCGTGCCTAGCGCCCTTGCACCTACACCACGCTCGCATCACCGCCCCCGCGTGTGCCTTACCGCCGTCAAAGCGGCTCCGCGCCAGCACGccagcaagccgccgccgccgttcgcaGAGCAGAGGAACTCCGTGTCGCCCCTGTTTTTGGGCTGTCACGCCGCCGGCCAAAAATCCGTCGAGTTCCCTCCATCCCGTGTCGATTGCTCGTGCGTGGTGCTTCTCTACTACACCGCCGGCCTTCCCCGCCCATATTCCCAGCCCGCCGAGCGCCGTAGAAGGCTGCCACCGATGACCTAGCTCCGCCGGGCACCGCCGACCGCCATGGCTCACGGTGAGAACCCCTCCCGGCTCCTTCCTCCGCCCTTTTGATCGTGTAAACGAAGTCTCCAGGTCTTGCCAGTGCTCATACTTGCTTCGCTGCTGCGCGGTCGTCACCAGGAACACCGCCGCGGCGTCGCGCCCGCGCCATCGCGTCACCGTCCTCCCGTTCCGCCCGCGCTTGCGCACACATGAGGAACGCAGAGCCGCGGTGAAGCTCCCTGCGCTAGCTCCACCGGCGGGTACCGCCGGTGAAGGCCGCCGCACCCTCCTGTTGCCCCCCGCCCACTGTCTTCACGTGTGGGCAGAAGGGTATATCGGTCATTTCGCAATGCGGGGCCCACGTATCTAACGGTGGAATCTAATAGAAGTGAGTGTCAAATAGGCaataaaattttcatttgaGGATATATAGACAAGTTCTGAATTTTCGATGTCAAATGAGCAAACCTCATCTTTTCTAGTGTTAAATAGGCAATTTTCTaaggaagaggagaggaagCCACGGGCGCGCGAAGCGTGCtccccggccgcgcgccggaaaaaaaaacatataaaaaTCTGGAAACAGCAAGGCACCAAAGCGCCCCACCACCGCGCACCATTTCCTTTCCATCCCCCTCCGGCCGCCCCCCCTCTTTGCCTGAGTCGCTCGGCCCCCCCTCTGCCTCCATCGTCGTCTCGCCTCATCGCCGTGGACCGCGTCCCCTTCCGCCTCTGCAGCGGCCGTGAGCGCGGTCAACTCTCCCGCCGGCGGAGCGAGAGCGGGACCGGAGCAGGGAGAGGCGGGAGGGGGTCCCCGGATCTGAGCTGAGCTGCGCTCCCCGTGCGCCCGCCGCTGGTCACCGCCCGCTCAGATCTCGAGCCCCCGcggatctgctgctgctgctgctgcgcctcGTGTAAGTAAGGTAAGCCGCTTGCTCCAATCGTGCCTGCTAGATCCGTGCGTGCTTATCGCGAGCAGGGGATAAGCTCGTCTGTTCGGTTGCTAGCTTCGCGGCCGCTTTTGCTGGACCGCTGCTCTAGGTGATGATGAGCGTCGACTAGCATCTACTAGCCTCGCTATATTTGGTAGATTCGGAAAATTGGAAACGAAATCTACTCCCGGCTCACCGGATCTCGAACACCGCCGATTCCTTGATTCGTTTCCAAATGGAACCCCCCTGCGAAATCGCAGGGATCTGCGCGTGATAAAGCGCTTTGCCGATTGATTGCTCGGTTCCTCTGAGCGAAAACAGGGGTGACAAGGTTTCTATAAACTCATATCGTGCTTGTTCTGTTCAGATCTAGACCGAACAAGAGGGGGCTTCCAGCTCCGGTTGGTGGCGGTTGGTCGgtgacgaggaggcggcggcaggggaggcTGCGAGGATGTCGTCGAGCACGATCCGGAAGGCGCTGGGGGCGGTCAAAGACCAGACCAGCATCAGCCTCGCCAAGGTCACCAGCAACATCGCCCCGGAGCTCGACGTGCTCATCGTCAAGGCCACCAGCCACGACGACGAGCCCGCCGAGGAGCGCCACATCCGCGAGATCCTCCACCTCACCTCCGGATCTCGCGCCCACGTCGCCGCTGCCGTGGCCGCCTGCTCGCGCAGGCTCTCCCGCACCAGCGACTACGTGGTGGCGCTCAAGTCGCTCATGCTCGTGCACCGCCTCCTGGCCGAGGGCGACCCATCCTTCCACCGCGAGCTCCTCCACGCTACCAGGCGCGGCACCCGCCTGCTGAACCTCTCTGATTTCCGTGACGAGGCGCACTCTGGGTCGTGGGATCACTCTGCCTTTGTGCGCACCTACGCGCTCTACCTCGACCAGCGCCTCGAGTTCTTCCTCCATGAGCGGAAGCAGGGATCAAATTCTGGCAGCAGTGCTAATGGTCCGTCGCCCCGTGACCGTTGGGGCTCGCCTGACCCCTATGGCCGCCGCTCACCCTCCTACTCATCACCCCCTGGGTATGGCGGATATGATGATTACCGTGAGAGGAATGGTGGCAACAATGATGATAAGAGGCCGCCAACCCCGGTGAGGGACATGAAGCCAGAGCGGGTACTTGCCCGCATGCACCACCTTCAACAGCTGCTTGACAGGTTCCTTGCTTGCCGCCCCACTGGTGGCGCAAAGCACAGCAGGATGGTGCTGGTTGCATTGTACCAGATTGTGAGAGAGAGCTTCCAGCTCTATGCAGATATCTGTGAGGTGCTGGCAGTGCTGCTGGACAGGTTCTTTGACATGGAATATGCTGAGTGTGTGAAGGCTTTTGAGGCCTATGCTAGTGCTGCGAAGCAGATTGATGAGCTCTGTGCATTCTATGCAtggtgcaaagaaactggagtTGCGAGGTCATCAGAGTACCCAGAGGTGCAGCGTGTCACTGATAAGCTGCTGGAGACACTGGAAGAATTTATGAGGGACCGGGCGAAGCGGCCCAAGAGCCCACCGCGGGAGCCTGAGCCTGAGCCTGTAAAGGAAGAGCCTGAGCCGAATATGAATGACATCAAGGCGCTTCC
This window contains:
- the LOC120690941 gene encoding putative clathrin assembly protein At2g25430, whose translation is MSSSTIRKALGAVKDQTSISLAKVTSNIAPELDVLIVKATSHDDEPAEERHIREILHLTSGSRAHVAAAVAACSRRLSRTSDYVVALKSLMLVHRLLAEGDPSFHRELLHATRRGTRLLNLSDFRDEAHSGSWDHSAFVRTYALYLDQRLEFFLHERKQGSNSGSSANGPSPRDRWGSPDPYGRRSPSYSSPPGYGGYDDYRERNGGNNDDKRPPTPVRDMKPERVLARMHHLQQLLDRFLACRPTGGAKHSRMVLVALYQIVRESFQLYADICEVLAVLLDRFFDMEYAECVKAFEAYASAAKQIDELCAFYAWCKETGVARSSEYPEVQRVTDKLLETLEEFMRDRAKRPKSPPREPEPEPVKEEPEPNMNDIKALPAPEDFKEPEPEKVEEEVKPEPPPQPQGDLVDLREDTVSADEQGNRLALALFQGPPAAGGSNGSWEAFPSNGGNEVTSAWQNPAAEPGKADWELALVETASNLSKQKPAMSGGMDPLLLNGMYDQGAVRQHVSAQVTTGSASSVALPAPGQKTQVLALPAPDGSMQTVGGDPFAASLTIPPPSYVQMADLEKKQQFLTQEQMMWQQYQRDGMQGQSSLNKLDRAYNNGFAPNPSMPMPHNTNPMPMTYTGNPGYYYPTY